DNA from Halomonas sp. GFAJ-1:
GCTGCCGGTGGTGGTGGTAGGTGAAGAGCACTGGTCTGGTTTCCGCCCTGATCGCATCCAAGCGCTGGCGTAATTTACCGCCATGCAACCCGCTAATGTGGATGTTGAGCGTGCCGGTACGCTGGTGTACTTCTCCACCAAGTCGGAAAACACACACCGTTTTATGCAAAAGCTTGGTTTAAGTGCCCAGCGTCTGCCGCTCAATCGTGAAGAAGCAGCGTTACGCGTAGAACAGCCCTACATATTAGTCACGCCTACCTACGGAGGCGGCGCGGCGAAAGGGGCGGTGCCAGCGCAGGTGATTCGATTTTTAAACGATGAGCAAAACCGACACCTTATTCGCGGTGTTATTGCTGCTGGAAATACTAATTTTGGCGATGCGTATGGTCTGGCTGGGCGCATCATTGCGCAAAAATGCCAAGTGCCGCTGCTGTATCGATTTGAATTGCTTGGCACTGATGATGATGTCGTCAAGGTCCGCAAAGGAGTAGAAGAGTTTTGGAAACGACTAACGTAGCCCCAAAAAATGTTGTTGATGCAAAGCGGCCTGCTGCAGGGACTGGTGAGACGCGAACGCTGGATTACCACGCGCTGAATGCCATGCTCAATCTTTACGGTGCCAACGGCGAGCTACAGCTGGATAAAGACCGCGAAGCTGCGCGCCAGTATTTTTTGCAGCACGTTAACCAAAACACCGTGTTCTTCCACTCTCTGGAAGAGAAGCTCGACTACCTGGTCGAAGAAGGGTACTACGAAGCTGATATGCTGGCTCAGTACGACTTTGGTTTTGTTAAGGCACTGTTTGAACAGGCCTATGCCTACAAATTTCGTTTTCCAAGCTTCCTGGGCGCGTTCAAGTATTACACTAGCTACACGCTGAAAACGTTCGATGGCAAGCGCTACCTAGAGCGCTATGAAGATCGTGTATGCATGGTGGCACTGAGCCTGGCGCGGGGCGAGGAAGCGCTCGCCAAATCGCTGGTTGATGAAGTGATTAGCGGCCGTTTTCAGCCGGCCACGCCGACGTTCCTGAACTGCGGCAAGCAACAGCGCGGCGAACTGGTTTCCTGTTTCCTGCTACGCATTGAAGACAACATGGAGTCGATTGGGCGCTCGATCAACTCAGCGCTCCAGCTCTCCAAGCGCGGCGGCGGCGTTGCCTTCTTGCTGACGAATATCCGCGAGTCTGGCGCTCCCATTAAGCGTATCGAGAATCAGTCCTCGGGCATTATTCCGATTATGAAACTGCTGGAAGATGCTTTCTCTTACGCCAACCAGCTAGGCGCACGGCAGGGTGCCGGTGCGGTTTACCTGAACGCTCACCACCCGGATATTCTGCGTTTTCTAGATACCAAGCGTGAAAACGCTGATGAGAAAATCCGCATTAAAACGCTCTCGCTGGGTGTAACAATTCCAGATATCACGTTTGAGCTGGCCAAGCGCAACGACGACATGTACCTGTTCTCGCCCTACGACGTCGAGCGGGTGTACGGCGTGCCGTTTGGCGATATCAGTGTCACCGAGAAGTACCATGAAATGGTCGCGGATGCGCGCATCCGTAAGCACAAGATCAATGCGCGTGCCTTCTTCCAAACCCTGGCCGAGCTGCAGTTTGAGTCCGGCTACCCGTACATTATGTTTGAAGATACGGTAAACCGCGCCAACCCGATTGCCGGCCGGATCAATATGAGCAACCTCTGCTCTGAGATTCTCCAGGTGAATACGCCTACGGAGTATGACGACGATCTTGGCTATCGTCAGATTGGTCAGGATATCTCCTGCAACCTTGGCTCAATGAACATTGCCAAGGTCATGGATTCAGGCGATATCGGTACCAGCGTAGAAATTGCTATTCGTGGCCTCACCGCTGTTTCTGAGATGAGCAACCTGCGCAGCGTGCCATCCATCGCCGAAGGTAACGCGAAATCTCGAGCTATTGGCCTTGGGCAGATGAACCTGCACGGCTACCTTGCACGGGAACACATTTACTACGGTTCAGAAGAGGGTTTGGACTTTACCAATCTCTACTTCTACTGCGTTGCGTTCCATGCCATTCGTGCCTCTAACCAGTTGGCGATTGAGCACGGCGAAGCCTTTGCTGGGTTTGAAGACTCCACCTACGCAACGGGCACGTTCTTTGATAAGTACACCGATCAAGCATGGTTGCCGCGTACTGAAAAAGTGCGTGGGCTATTCGAGCGTAGTGGTATTGCACTGCCCACCCAAGAGGAGTGGCAAGCGCTTAAAGCCTCGGTGATGGCGCATGGTTTATATAACCGTAACCTCCAAGCGGTGCCGCCAACCGGATCAATTTCTTATATCAATAACTCCACCTCTAGTATTCACCCGGTGGCGGCGCGCATTGAGATCCGTAAAGAGGGCAAGCTGGGGCGCGTTTATTACCCTGCGCCATTCTTGAACGAGGCGAATTTTGATTACTTCCAAGATGCTTATGAGATTGGCCCGGAAAAAATCATCGACACCTATGCAGAAGCTTCCCAGCACGTTGACCAAGGGCTATCGCTAACGCTGTTCTTCCCGGATACCGCTTCCACGCGTGATATTAATAAGGCGCAAATTTACGCATGGCGTAAAGGGATCAAAACGCTTTACTACATCCGTTTACGCCAGAGTGCGCTGGAAGGCACCGAAGTAGAAGGCTGTGTCTCCTGCACACTGTAAGTGCGTAACGATTTTTAAAGAGAGCTATCTGATGACCATTATGCAACGTTTATCCCGGGTCAATGCGATCAACTGGAACCGTCTGCAAGACGATAAAGACCTGGAAGTATGGAACCGCCTGACCAGCAATTTTTGGTTGCCGGAAAAAGTGCCACTTTCCAATGACATTCAGTCCTGGAATACGCTGACGCAGCAGGAAAAGCAGCTAACGATCCGCGTATTTACCGGTCTGACACTGCTCGATACCATTCAGAGCAGCGTGGGCGCACCGGTGCTTATGGAAGACGCTCGCACTCCCCATGAAGAGGCGGTATACACCAATATCGCCTTTATGGAGTCGGTTCACGCGCGTTCCTATAGCTCAATTTTCTCCACGCTGTGTACCACACGCGATGTCGATGACGCCTTCCGTTGGAGCGAAGAGAATCCCACGCTACAGCTGAAGTCTGAGCTGATTCTTAAGCGTTACCGCTCAGACGACCCCTTGATGCGTAAAGTGGCCAGCGTCTTTCTTGAGTCCTTCCTGTTCTACTCAGGTTTCTACCTGCCCATGTACTGGTCGAGCCACGCTAAGCTGACCAACACGGCAGACCTGATTCGCTTGATCATTCGTGATGAAGCAGTACACGGCTACTACGTAGGCTATAAATTCCAGCAAGCGCTTGCCGAAGCAACACCCGAGCGCCAGCAGGAAGTTAAAGACTACGCTTATGAGCTGCTGTTAGAGCTTTACGACAACGAAGTACGCTACACCGAATCGCTGTACGACGAAGTAGGCTTGACAGAGGACGTGAAGAAGTTCCTTCACTATAACGCCAACAAAGCGCTGATGAACCTTGGCTTTGAGCCACTGTTCCCCAGCAGCGTTACCGACGTCGACCCGACCATCATGGCAGCGCTTTCCCCCAACGCCGATGAGAACCACGACTTCTTCTCCGGCTCCGGCTCTTCCTACGTAATCGGCAAAGCCGTCGCCACCGAAGACGACGACTGGGCGTTTTAAGCGTTTACAGCTGCATTCAGTTTGAAAAAGATGGTGAGTAGTGTGCTCGCCATCTTTTCATAACATTTTTTCCCTTTCTCCGCTTTTATCCCCCATCTTTCCGCCAAATCAGACGTTGATGTCACGTTGGCCGTCTCATTCACGCTAGATTAGATAGTCGTGCATTACATCGTATCTTTGAATGCTAATGATAAATATTGTCATTTATCTCATTGATGTTAGGCTATGCACTGCTGAAACGAAACGCAAATCGTTCTTATGTTCAATAATTTCTAGCGCGCCGTGAATGGCCGCGTGTCAATCAGTAACGGAGACGTAACGTGCTGAAAAGGCCTTTCTTTGCCCTGGGTGGGTGCTTGCTTGCCGGAGTGCTGGTCAGTGCTTCGCTACTGGCAAGCGATGAAACAGTAGGGCAGGCCTCCCAAAGTGTTGAGGCCCAGCAAGCCCAGTCGGCTATCCAGCAGCAAATCGACACCGCCGATGAAGAGACCCGCGCGGCCCTGGAAGAGCTTCGCCGTCTTGAGCGTGAAACCCGCCAAATGGACGCTGCCAACTCATCGCTTAGTGGTCGTTTAGCCAGTGAAGCTGAGCGCCAGCAACGCCTGAGTAGGGCGCTGGATACGCTGAGCGACACCCGAGCGGCGCTGCCGTTAATTGAGCAAGATATGACCCAGCAGTTAATCCGCTGGATTGAAACGGATCTGCCTTTTTTGCGCGACGAGCGGCTAGCAAGGGTGCAAACAGCGCAGGCTGGTTCAGGCGCAGAAAGCGTTGAGCGAATTACCGACCTGCTCGAAGCATGGCGCGTAGAGCTTGAGTACGGGCGCACTATTGATACCTGGCGTGGTCGGCTAGCCATTGAGGATATGCCTGCCCGTGAAGTGGAGTACCTGCGCGTGGGCCGTATCGGTTTTTACTACCTCTCCCCGGATGGCCGCGAAGGCGGTGTGTGGGACGTCGAGAGTGGTGCATGGCAAGCGTTAAATGAAAGCGCCCGGCGAGAAGTGCGCAATGGATTACGAATTGCTGATGATCAGCGCACCCCCGGTCTACTGCGTTTACCGCTTTCCATTACCGCTGATGAGCAACAGGGAGGTCAGCAATGAGTGGGTTACCTCAACCTTCGCTGAAGGCGTTTGCCACACTGCTGACGTTAATGCTCAGTCTGTTTTCCGGCAGCGCGCTGGCCCAGCAAAGCACCAGCCTTGATCCGGCAACCATAAGCTCACTGCGAGAAGCGCGCCAAGCGGCGGAAGCTCGCGATGAAGAGCGGCTGCGCTCATTTCTTGACGACCAGCAAGCACTAGAGGCGGCATTGGAAGAAGCGCGCTCGGCGCATCAGGTCGCCGAAGAGCAGCGTGATGCCTTACAAGCCCAGCAAAGCGAGCAGTCGCAGCAGGCAAGCGATCTTTCTGAGCGTCAAGCGGAGCAGGGTGAGGCGATCACCGCGCTGTTAGCCCGCTTGAGCCAGCACAGTAGTGAGGTGCGCAATGCGTTGAGCGATGAAAGCTGGCTCACCCTTGGCGATGCCGCGCTGCCACCGCGTTTAAATGAGGTAGACGTGCTTGAACGTCAGCACCTTGAAGCGGTAGTGGATAGCCTGGCAACACTCACCGCACAAACAGGCCGTGCTGAAAGGCTCTCACTTAATGTGGCAGATACGCGTGGTGTTATCGAGTCCCGGGATGTGGTGCGTCTGGCCGACTTTGCTGCTTTTACCGAGACGGCGCTGCTGCGAAAAGGAGGAAGCGACGATGAGCTTGCTGAAGTTCCCCGTACTCCTCGTGAAATGAGCGCTGTGCTGGCGGCTTACCACCAAGGCGAAAGCCGTGAGTTTACTATCGACCCGACACAAGGGGCTGTGCTGCGCGCGCTTGCCCAGCAGCCTAGCCTTTGGGAGCGCTTCCACCAGGGTGGCTATGTTGGTTACGTCGTTGTCGTGCTAGGGGTGTTTGGTTTGCTGGTGGCGCTGACCCAGTACATCTATCTACTGGTCGCGAGCGCTCGGGTTGCTCGGCAGCGTAAATCGCTCAGCCAGCTGCGTGGGGATAATCCGTTGGGCCGCGTGCTGCAGCGCTTTCAAGAGATGGATAAGCACCAAACGCCAGAAGCGCTGGAAGCGCGGTTGGATGAAGCGGTGCTGGCTGAGCTTCCGCGTATTGAGCGGGGTCAGCCAATCGTCAAGCTACTGGCAGCGATTGCGCCCCTTTTAGGGCTGCTGGGCACCGTGACAGGCATGATCGTCACTTTTCAGGCCATCACCGTTTTTGGCACCGGCGACCCACAGCTAATGGCGGGCGGTATCAGTCAGGCGTTGGTGACCACCGTATTAGGGTTAGTAACCGCCGTGCCGCTGCTGTTTGCGCAAACGGCGCTGGCTAGCCGCAGCCGTTATCTAACGCAAGTGATTGAAGGCGAAGCGAGCGCAACGCTGGCAGATCACCTTGAAGCCCAGTCAGCACCTTATGCCCCGGTGGTGAGCTAAGATGTTTACGCTGCCCCTTTGGCTTGAGCCTGTAGAGCGGCTAGTCGATGCCGGTGGTGCGGTGTTGGTCGTGCTCGCCTTCGTAGCTGTGCTGGTGTTTGGTATGGCGATAGAGCGCTGGTGGTATTACCGGATCACTTGGCGTGTCGCGCGACGCAGGCTAATTCGCCGCTGGGCAGCGCGTAGCGATCATCGTAGCTGGAGCGCACGCACGCTGCGCCACGTATGGGCTACTGCGCTAGTTGCCAAATTACGCCGCCCGCTGCCCTGGTTAAAGTTGTTAGTAGCGCTTTGTCCGCTGCTGGGGCTGCTGGGGACGGTCACTGGCATGATCGCAGTGTTTGATAGCCTTTCGCTGAGCGATACCCACCAGGCCCGAGCCATGGCAGACGGCGTGGCACGGGCCACGCTGCCCACCTTAACGGGGATGGCGATTGCGGTGGTGGGGCTGCTGTTCATTAGTCGTTTAGAGCACGTTATTCGTCGTGAAGATCAGCGTCTGCACGACCGCTTGGCGCGTGCCGTGGAGGAGAGTGATGCGTAGACGCCGTTCTGTAGATGCCACGGCCGATAGCAACGAGGTCAACTTAACCCCGATGCTGGATGTGGTGTTCATCATGTTGATCTTTTTTATTGTGACAACGAGCTTTATTAAAGAGAGCGGTATCGACATTAACCGTCCTGAATCTAGCGCGGCAAGCCCTCGGCCGGATGCGCAGGTGTTGGTAGCGGTAACGCCAGAAGGTGCGGTGTGGTTGGATGGGAAGCCTGTCGATATCCACCGGATTGGCCAGGAAGTGGCTGCCATGTTGACCGACGATGGGTCGGTGGTTATTCAGGCCGACCGTGAGTCCACAACCGGGTTGCTAATTGAAGTGATGGACCGTTTAAAACAGGCTGGTGTTGACCAAGTGGCCGTAGCCGCGAGCCGGAGCGCCCCATGATTCGTCATGTGCTTTCCTTGTCCGGCGGGGTGGCATTGGCTGTTGGACTGTTTTGGCTGCTGGCGTTATTAGTAACGCCGCCGGAGCGTGCGTTAGAAAAGCCGGAAATGACGCTATCCATGAATATGGTGGAAGCACCAGAGGTTGCTCCAGAACAAGAGACACCACCCCCCCAGCCTGCAGATGCAGCGCCTGCGGCCGCGCCGCCTCCTATGGCGATGCCCGAGCCTCCCCCGATGGCGGAAAGCGCTATCACGATGCCGGAGGTTGAGCTGCCCGAAGAGCCTGTGGAGCCGCTAGAACTCGATAGCGAGTTGCCTGAACTTACTGAAGTTACCCCAGAGCCTACGCCGCCAACACCGCAGCCAGAGCCTGCGCCGCAAGCACAGCCAGAACCGTCGCCAATCCCCTCCACCGCGCAGCGTGAGGCGGCGCCCCAGGCCGAGCCTGCACCCTCTAGTGAGCCGGTTAGCGTGGGCCAGGTGGCGCCTACAAACCGCGTTAATCCTACGTATCCTCCTCGCGCGCAGCGCCGGGGAATGGAAGGGTTTGTCGAGGTGGCGTTTGTTATTCGTCGTGATGGCAGCGTTGATAGCAGCACAATCCAAGTTACTAATGCGCAGCCTCGGCGCGTGTTTGAAGATGCCGCGCGTGAGGCGATTGCTCGCTGGCAGTTTGAGCCCAGCCAGCAGCTGCGGCGCGCCACGCAGCGTATTGAGTTTCAGCTGAGGTAGTTAAATGCAGCGTTTAAGTTATATGCAGCGTGTGGTTGGCATAATTCTGTTAAGCCTCTGGGCTTCGTTTGCCCCTGCAAGTGAGCCTTTGCCGAGCGATATCATTCAAGATCTCAATACGCTTCAGCAGCAGCTGACGGATGCTGGCGCGAGTGATGGAGGTTCCGAAGCATTGGACACTCTTATTGCCCGGGCAACGGGACAGGCTGCTCGTTTGCAAGGGGGTAACCGCTCGGACCAATGGGCCAGCGCGCTTTACTCTCAGCTTGCGGCAGGTGCCATGGCACGCCAAGGGCGGCAAGCAGAAGCCGCCGAGCAGTTGGCCAATGCCCGCAAGCGTAGCGGTGTGCCCGCAAGCCAGCTGGCTAGGTGGCAGCGTGAAGAGGCTGGGTTGCGGCGGGCGGCAGGTCAGCTCGGTGAGGCCATTGCGCTGTATGAGCAGTGGTTGGATAGCCATGCGGATGCACACGTGAGCTGGCAATTGGTGTATCTATTGGCCCAAGAGGAGCGCTGGGAACGCGCAGCCGAGTACTTGGCGCCCTTGCTTGAACAGCGCGATAGCTTAAATGAAGCAC
Protein-coding regions in this window:
- the nrdI gene encoding ribonucleotide reductase assembly protein NrdI (in Salmonella NrdI has a stimulatory effect on the ribonucleotide reductase activity of NrdH with NrdEF) — encoded protein: MQPANVDVERAGTLVYFSTKSENTHRFMQKLGLSAQRLPLNREEAALRVEQPYILVTPTYGGGAAKGAVPAQVIRFLNDEQNRHLIRGVIAAGNTNFGDAYGLAGRIIAQKCQVPLLYRFELLGTDDDVVKVRKGVEEFWKRLT
- a CDS encoding ribonucleotide-diphosphate reductase subunit alpha (Catalyzes the rate-limiting step in dNTP synthesis); translation: MLNLYGANGELQLDKDREAARQYFLQHVNQNTVFFHSLEEKLDYLVEEGYYEADMLAQYDFGFVKALFEQAYAYKFRFPSFLGAFKYYTSYTLKTFDGKRYLERYEDRVCMVALSLARGEEALAKSLVDEVISGRFQPATPTFLNCGKQQRGELVSCFLLRIEDNMESIGRSINSALQLSKRGGGVAFLLTNIRESGAPIKRIENQSSGIIPIMKLLEDAFSYANQLGARQGAGAVYLNAHHPDILRFLDTKRENADEKIRIKTLSLGVTIPDITFELAKRNDDMYLFSPYDVERVYGVPFGDISVTEKYHEMVADARIRKHKINARAFFQTLAELQFESGYPYIMFEDTVNRANPIAGRINMSNLCSEILQVNTPTEYDDDLGYRQIGQDISCNLGSMNIAKVMDSGDIGTSVEIAIRGLTAVSEMSNLRSVPSIAEGNAKSRAIGLGQMNLHGYLAREHIYYGSEEGLDFTNLYFYCVAFHAIRASNQLAIEHGEAFAGFEDSTYATGTFFDKYTDQAWLPRTEKVRGLFERSGIALPTQEEWQALKASVMAHGLYNRNLQAVPPTGSISYINNSTSSIHPVAARIEIRKEGKLGRVYYPAPFLNEANFDYFQDAYEIGPEKIIDTYAEASQHVDQGLSLTLFFPDTASTRDINKAQIYAWRKGIKTLYYIRLRQSALEGTEVEGCVSCTL
- a CDS encoding class 1b ribonucleoside-diphosphate reductase subunit beta, encoding MTIMQRLSRVNAINWNRLQDDKDLEVWNRLTSNFWLPEKVPLSNDIQSWNTLTQQEKQLTIRVFTGLTLLDTIQSSVGAPVLMEDARTPHEEAVYTNIAFMESVHARSYSSIFSTLCTTRDVDDAFRWSEENPTLQLKSELILKRYRSDDPLMRKVASVFLESFLFYSGFYLPMYWSSHAKLTNTADLIRLIIRDEAVHGYYVGYKFQQALAEATPERQQEVKDYAYELLLELYDNEVRYTESLYDEVGLTEDVKKFLHYNANKALMNLGFEPLFPSSVTDVDPTIMAALSPNADENHDFFSGSGSSYVIGKAVATEDDDWAF
- a CDS encoding flagellar motor protein MotA; protein product: MSGLPQPSLKAFATLLTLMLSLFSGSALAQQSTSLDPATISSLREARQAAEARDEERLRSFLDDQQALEAALEEARSAHQVAEEQRDALQAQQSEQSQQASDLSERQAEQGEAITALLARLSQHSSEVRNALSDESWLTLGDAALPPRLNEVDVLERQHLEAVVDSLATLTAQTGRAERLSLNVADTRGVIESRDVVRLADFAAFTETALLRKGGSDDELAEVPRTPREMSAVLAAYHQGESREFTIDPTQGAVLRALAQQPSLWERFHQGGYVGYVVVVLGVFGLLVALTQYIYLLVASARVARQRKSLSQLRGDNPLGRVLQRFQEMDKHQTPEALEARLDEAVLAELPRIERGQPIVKLLAAIAPLLGLLGTVTGMIVTFQAITVFGTGDPQLMAGGISQALVTTVLGLVTAVPLLFAQTALASRSRYLTQVIEGEASATLADHLEAQSAPYAPVVS
- a CDS encoding flagellar motor protein MotA, giving the protein MFTLPLWLEPVERLVDAGGAVLVVLAFVAVLVFGMAIERWWYYRITWRVARRRLIRRWAARSDHRSWSARTLRHVWATALVAKLRRPLPWLKLLVALCPLLGLLGTVTGMIAVFDSLSLSDTHQARAMADGVARATLPTLTGMAIAVVGLLFISRLEHVIRREDQRLHDRLARAVEESDA
- a CDS encoding biopolymer transporter ExbD; the protein is MRRRRSVDATADSNEVNLTPMLDVVFIMLIFFIVTTSFIKESGIDINRPESSAASPRPDAQVLVAVTPEGAVWLDGKPVDIHRIGQEVAAMLTDDGSVVIQADRESTTGLLIEVMDRLKQAGVDQVAVAASRSAP
- a CDS encoding iron transporter, with protein sequence MIRHVLSLSGGVALAVGLFWLLALLVTPPERALEKPEMTLSMNMVEAPEVAPEQETPPPQPADAAPAAAPPPMAMPEPPPMAESAITMPEVELPEEPVEPLELDSELPELTEVTPEPTPPTPQPEPAPQAQPEPSPIPSTAQREAAPQAEPAPSSEPVSVGQVAPTNRVNPTYPPRAQRRGMEGFVEVAFVIRRDGSVDSSTIQVTNAQPRRVFEDAAREAIARWQFEPSQQLRRATQRIEFQLR